The following DNA comes from Rhodanobacter sp. AS-Z3.
CCAGATTTCCATTGTGCACTCCCCGTGCTGTCTAAAGCGCGCATCATGCCATGAGCCCATGCGTTGCGCCCAAGTCAGGCGGCGTCGCGGCGCTTCAAATGCACCAACAACAGCGAAATCGCGGCCGGCGTCACGCCGCTGACCCGCGCGGCCTGGCCGATGGTGGCGGGCAACGAGCGCTTGAGTTTCAGCAGCACTTCGGCGGACAAGCCGCGCACTTTGTCGTAATCGAAACCGCTGGGGATCGCCAGATGCTCCTGGCGACGCTGGCGTTCGATGTCTGCGCGCTGACGTTCGAGGTAGCCGGCATACTTCACCTGCACTTCGACCTGTGCGGCGGCGTGCTCGCTGGTCAGCGCCGGGCCGAGTTCGGCGACTTCGGTCAGGTTGACATAATTGAGTTCGGGTCGACGCAACAAGTCGATCGCGCTGGTCTCGCGGGTCACGCTGATACCCAGTTGCTGCTGCACCGCTTTGCCTAGCGCGTTGGTCGGGGAAATCCACAGTCCGCCCAAGCGCTGCAGTTCGCGCTCGACCGCGTCACGCTTGCTGCGCAAGGCATCGAAGCGAGCCTGCGCGACTACTCCCAGCTCAAAACCTTTTTCAGTCAGGCGCAGGTCGGCATTGTCCTCGCGCAGGTGCAGCCGGTATTCGGCGCGCGAGGTGAACATGCGATACGGCTCGATCGTGCCGTTGCTGGTGAGGTCGTCGATCAGCACGCCTATATAAGCTTCGTCACGACGTGGATACCACGGCGCCTTGCCCTGCACGGAAAGCGCGGCATTCAAGCCGGCGATCAGCCCCTGCGCGCCCGCTTCCTCGTAGCCGGTGGTGCCGTTGATCTGGCCGGCGAAGTACAGGCCGGGAATGGCCTTGGTTTCCAGCCATGGGTTCAGCCCGCGCGGGTCGAAGTAGTCGTATTCGATCGCGTAGCCCGGGCGCGTGATGTGGGCGTGCTCGAAACCCTTGATCGACTGCACCAGCGCCAATTGCACATCGTAGGGCAGCGAGGTGGAAATGCCGTTCGGGTAGATCTCGAACGTATCCAGGCCTTCCGGCTCGATGAAGATCTGGTGCGAGTTCTTCTCGGCGAAGCGCACCACCTTGTCCTCGATCGACGGGCAGTAGCGCGGTCCCACACCTTCGATCTGGCCGGTATACAGCGGTGAGCGATCCAGCGCGCCACGAATGATCTCGTGGGTGCGCTCGGAGGTGTGGGTGATCCAGCAGCTGACCTGGCGCGGGTGTTCCTCGCGCGAACCCATATACGAGAACACCGGCGCAGGACTATCACCGGGCTGCTCGTCCAGGCCGGTGAAGTCGATGCTGCGCAGGTCGATGCGTGGAGGCGTGCCGGTCTTCAAGCGGTCGGCGGCCACCGGCAATTCGCGCAGCTTTTGCGCCAGCGTGCTGGCGGGTGGGTCGCCCGCACGGCCGCCGGCATACTGCGCCTGACCAATGTGGATCTTGCCGGCTAAGAAGGTGCCGGCCGTCAGCACCACGCTGCGCGCGCTGAACGACAGACCCATCTGGGTCACCACGCCGGTGACGCGGCCGCCCTCGATGATCAGGTCGTCCACCGCCTGCTGGAATAACTGAAGGTTCGGCTGGGTTTCCACGATATGCCGAATCGCTGCCTTGTACAGGGCCCGGTCCGCCTGGCAACGCGTGGCGCGCACGGCGGGACCTTTCGAGGCATTCAAGGTGCGCCACTGGATGCCGGCGCGGTCGGCCGCATGTGCCATCGCGCCGCCCAGCGCGTCGATCTCCTTGACCAGATGTCCCTTGCCGATGCCGCCGATGGCGGGGTTGCAGCTCATTTGACCGATCGTTTCGATGTTGTGGCTGAGCAGCAAGGTGCGCGCGCCGGCGCGCGCGGCAGCCAGTGCCGCCTCGGTGCCGGCATGGCCGCCACCGATGACGATGACGTCGTAGAGGGTCGGGTGATGCATCAAACTGACCTGAGCATGCAAAAAGTGACAAAACGGGTCGACATGGTAACGCCAGCAGTACCCTGTTCACCGAGGTGGCTTCGTGGCACGGACTGTGCATTACCTCCGTTGCACTTTCCAGGGCTGAAGCTGCGCGACCACGCGCGGCGAGGTTGAACTGACAGGGGTTCAACCGCGTACCGAGAAAGGAAGCAAGACGGCACCTCTTGGGGTGCCGTCACCTTTTCTGGGTTCAGTGGCTTGCAAACGGCGCCACAGAGCCGAAATGACGAGGCCTCGCGGCTCGGCCGCGAGGCCTCGTGCTTTTAGATCTGGCGCCCGGCGGTCTCAGGAACAGGGGGAATCCAGGATGACCGTATTGCCGGACGCCAGAAACCGGAAGGTGACTGGCTCAGAGACAGCCAAAAGCTGCTCTGAACTACAGGCGGATAGTCACCCGAAATGCGTGAACAGGGAGTGACTGACGCGCCCTTTTGTGCCGGACCGCGGCAGCAGATGACGTGATACGTCAGTTGCGTGATGCAGCTCACGAAATCGCTGGTTATTGCGAAACGTGGCACGGCGGTTGCATTGACCTACTTACCAACCACCGATCCCCAAGGAGTGCGTCATGGATATGAACTTCGACTTCCAGCCGGTTTACCCGCATCACGACTTGCTGGTCGAAATCGGCCAGGTGGAAATGGATATGGACGGCCTGTACGAGTGCGACGCCAACGAGCGTGACGCGCTGCAGCCCGACCTGGAGTCGCGCATGCAGAGCTTGCTTGAGGCGCTCGATCATCTGGCCGTCTGAATGAAAGTCCCCGCGTTCGTGCGTGGCGGTGTCACCACGCACAGCATGGCGATGTAAACGGAGCGGGCCCGTTTCCGGGCCGCCCGCTTCCCGGTCAGTGATTCAACACACTACCGATGATTTCGGCCAGATTGCGGGAAAGCCCGCGATGCGCCGCCAGTTCCACGATCACCGTTCTTGCCGCCTCGCGTCGCCGCGGCTCCAGTCTCTGCCAGCCATTGAATGCCGTGGCCAGTCGCGCCGCCACTTGCGGGTTCAGTGCGTCCAGCGCGATCAGTCGTTCGGCCAGCAGCCGATAGCCCGCGCCATCTACGCGATGGAAGCCGCTCGGGTTGTTGCGCACAAAGGCACCCAGCAGGGACTGCACACGATTCGGATTCTTCAGCGTGAATGCCGGGTCCGCTTCCAGCATCTGTACACGGGCCAGCGCCGGCTCGCCCGGCAGTTGCGCCTGTACCGAGAACCACTTGTCCAGCGCCAGTGCGTTACCCGCGTGGCGTAGGCGGAATGCCGCCAGTGCCGACGCCGCCTGATCGGCACCGTGGCGTACCAGTACAGACAGCGCGGCGAGTCGATCGGTCATGCTGGGTGCTTCACGCACTTGCTGGTCTGCCAGTGCACACGCACCGTCATGGTCGAGCAGTGCCAGCAATTCGAGCACGCGACGCTTCAGTCGCCGGCGCGCCTGACTGGCGGCATCCAGTCCGATCGACGTCTGCGCCGCCAGCGCGGCGTAGCGCTGTTGCAACGCAGCGGCGCCCAGCCTTTCGGCCAACCGCTGCTGCAAGGTCTGGCGCAAATGATGGATATGCGCCGGATCGATGGATGACTCCCGCTCGGCCAGCTCGATTTCGCCCGGCGGGGTCAGCAGGTCGGCCAGCAAGGCATCGTCAATGGCGGCGTTGTCGAACAGACCTGCCAGCGCCTCCGACCACGCCAGCAAGGCGCTCTCGGAGGCGCCGTCACGAAGATTCTCGTAGGCGCGCGCTGCCAGTTGCTGACCAGCCTCCCAGCGATTGAAGCCATCGACGTCGTGGGCCAGCAGCAATGCAAGGTCGGCGGGGGGGTAGTCGCACTCCAGCAGTACCGGCGCAGAGAAACCACGCAGCAGCGACGGTACAGGTCGCGCTGCCACCCCGCTGAACACAAACGACTGCTCGATCTGGCGCAACACCACGACCTGTTCCAGCGCGCCGCTGGACGCATGGCCGTCCAGATGCAGTGGCAGCATTCTTCCAGTGTGGTCGAACAACGCCAGTTTGACCGGGATCGGCAGGGCAGCGCGCGCATCGCTGCCAGCGACCGCAGGCGCGTGCTGGGTCAGCGTCAGCGTGTACTGCTGCCGTTCGGCGTCGTAATGGCCATGCGCTTTCAGTCTGGGTGTACCCGGCTGCCCGTACCAGGCGAGGTACGGCATCAGGTCGGTCTGGTTGGCTTCGCCCAGTGCGCCGAGGAAATCTTCCAGCGTGGCGGCGCGGCCGTCATTGCGTTCGAAGTAGCGGTCCATGCCGCGACGGAAGCCCTCCGGGCCGAGTGCGCCGGCGAGCATGCGCACCAGCTCGGAGCCTTTCTCGTACACCGTGGCGGTATAGAAATTGTTGATCTCGCTGTACTGCGCCGGGCGCACCGGATGCGCCAGCGGGCCGGCATCTTCGGGGAATTGCGCGCGCCGCAGCAGGGCCACGTCCTCGATGCGCTTCAGCGGCGCCGAATTCATGTCGGCCGAGAAGCTCTGCTCGCGGAACACCGTGAGACCTTCTTTCAGGCTCAGCTGGAACCAGTCACGGCAGGTGACGCGGTTGCCGCTCCAGTTGTGGAAATACTCGTGCGCCACCACCGCCTCCACGTGACGGTATTCGTCGTCCGTGGTGGAATCCGGTTCGGCCAGCAGGCATTTCGCGTTGAAGATGTTGAGACCCTTGTTCTCCATCGCGCCCATGTTGAAGTCGTGGGTGGCGACCACGTGGAAAACGTCCAGATCGTAGTTGCGGCCGTAGACCTGCTCGTCCCAGCGCATCGAGCGCTCCAGCGCGTCCATCGCGTAATGACAACGGTCGATGGCATCGGCTTCGGCCCAGATCTTCAGCTGCACGGCACGACCATCGGCGGTGACGTAGTCGCGCTCCAGTACTTCCAGGCGGCCAGCAACCAGGGCAAACAGATAGCTCGGTTTCGGATGCGGATCGACAAAGCGCGCCCAGTGGCGGCCGCCCTCCAGGTCGCCCGTACCGTCCGGATTGCCGCCGGCGAGCAGCACCGGAAAGCGCTCGCGACTGGCGCGCAAGGTAACCGTGTAACTCGACAGCACGTCGGGCCGATCGGGGAAGAAGGTGATGTGCCGGAAGCCCTCGGCTTCACACTGGGTCAGCAGGAAACCGGTCTCGCGTGGGCCGGAAAGGTAGAGACCTTCCAGCGCGGTGTTTGCCGCGGGTTGCAGCCTTACGCGCGTTTCCAGCAGGCTGCCATCACGGGCGCCGTCCACTTCCAGCACGCTGTCGACATAGCGATACGCGGTGGCGGGAAGTGGCTCGCCATCCAGACTGATCGACAATAGTTGCAGGTTCTCGCCATCCAGCCGCAGCGGCGCGCTTTGCGCGGAATCGCGGCGCAGCCGAAGGCGTGAACACAGTTCGCTGGTATCGATGTCGAGGTCAAAATCCAGCTCGACCGTCTCGACGCGCCATGCCGGGGCACGGTAATCACGAAGACGGATCAAGGCCGGAGCGGCTTGCTCGGGGAGTGCATGCATAAGAGGATGTGTGGGGCGTGGGGATCGAAAAGGATACCATGTGCCTGTTAACCCAAAGGAAAATCGCATGGGCGTGACGCGTTACACCACCAAACCAGGCCACCGTGGCGAGCAGGACATCGTGACGCTCACCGACGTCGACGGCGGCCGCTGCCTGCGCATCGCATGCCACGGTGCGGCGTTGCTCAGCTTCGAGACGGATTTCGACGGAGTCACCCGCGATCTTGCCGATGGCTACGGCGATGCGGCCGAAATCGTTGCTCGACCGGGTTCGCGATTCGCCATCATGGCGCCGTTCGGCGGACGTATCGCCGATGCGCGTTATCACTTCGATGGCCAGTCGCAAGACCTTGATCCAGGCGTAACCGGTGCTGATCGCGCCAGTCGGCATGGTTTTGTTCGCGGTGTCGACTTCGAGCTTGCCAGCCACGATGCGGATGATGATTCCGCCCGCGTCACCCTGCGCAGTCAGGCGATTCGTCCGCGGCCGGGTTATCCGCATGCGATCGATCTGGCAGTGAGCTTCACGCTGGATGCCGGAGGTCTCACCCTGGAAGTCGTCATGCGCAATGTGGGCGACAGCGCCGCCCCGTGTTTCTTCGGTTGGCACCCATACTTTCGCGTGGCTGACGGCGCGGTTGATGGCTGGGAATTGCAGATTCCCGCGCAGACCCTGATCCGCACCGGCGCCGACCTGATTGCGCTGGCGGGCGCCGAGGCTTACGTGCCGCTGGATGATGCGCCGGCGCTGGATTTCCGCGAGACGCGGCGGATCGGCGACAGCATCCTCGATCAGGGCTATACCGATCTGGAAGCGGATGCCGACGGTCGCATTCGCACGCGCTTGCGTGACCCGGTCAGCGGCTTTGGCATCGCGGTATGGCAGGAGAGCGGCGTGATGCATGCGTTTACCGCGGACACGGTGAGTCGCGATGCGCGCCGCGCAGTTGCGCTCGAGCCGATGGAATGCATGGCGGACGCGTTCAACCGACCTGAGTGTGCGGCGGCGATCCGGCTGGAACCGGGTGCCGAGCGGGTTTTCCGTTGTGGTGTGGAGATTGATTCGTGAAAGACGCCCTGCCGAGTTTCGACGATATTCGCGATGCCGCCGCACGCATCGCTCCGTACGCGCACATCACCCCGGTGCTGCGCAGCACCCGGCTGGACGCCTTGACCGGTGCCGAACTGCACTTCAAGGGCGAGCACCTGCAACGTGGCGGCGCGTTCAAGTTTCGCGGCGCGTGCAATGCGGTGTGGTCGCTTACCGACGAACAAGCCGCGCGCGGTGTGGTCACGCATTCTTCCGGCAACCATGGCAACGCGCTGGCGCTGGCCGCCGCCACACGCGGCATCGCCGCGCACGTGGTGGTACCTGAGGGCGCGGTGCGCACCAAGCTCGAGGCGATCGAACACGCCGGCGCCATCCTGCATCGTTGCGCAGCCACCCAGGCTGCCCGCGAAGCAAAGTGTGCCGACGTACAGCGCGAGACCGGCGCCGAGCTGGTGCACCCGTATGCCGACACGCGAGTGATGGCCGGTCAGGGCACGCTGGTGCTGGAGTTGCTGCAGCAATCCGCCGGGCTCGATGCGTTGATCACGCCGGTCGGTGGCGGCGGTCTGGCCAGCGGTGCCGCGATTGCCGCACACGGGATCGATCCGGCGCTCACGCTGTTCGGTGCCGAACCGCTCGGCGCCGATGATGCGCACCGCTCACTGCGGCAAGGCAGTCGCGTCACCACGGTGGTACCTGACACAGTTTGCGACGGTCTGCGCGCCTTGATTGGCGAGCGCAACCTCGATGCCTTGCGCGAACATCAAGTCGACGTGATCACCGTCAGCGACGCCGAAACCATTGCGGCGATGCAGCTGCTGTGGTCCGAGCTCAAGCAAGTGGTGGAAGTCTCCAGTGCCACCGTGCTGGCGGCGATCCTGCAGCAGCCGCAGCGGTTCGCGGGTCGACGCATTGGCGTGGTGCTGACGGGCGGCAATGTGGATCTCGGCGCGCTGCCGTGGTGATCAGGCGCGCCGTTTCGAACCCACGCCGCTGACCGCCACCAATCCAGCCAGCACGAACACGATGCCGAGCAGCTCCATCGCCGATGGCTGCTCGCGCAGGATCAGCCAGGCCAGCAGCACGCTGACGATGGGCACGCCCAAGCTGGAAATACTGGCCACCGTGGTGGGCAGTCGCTGCAACACCACCGACCACATCCACCAGGCCAGACTGGACGCCAGGAAGACGCTGTAAGCCAGTCCGCCGATGAAGGCTGGCGTCCATTCGATCGCGCGCTCCGGCACGGCCAGTGCGACGATCCCGAGCATCACGCCACCCAGCAACATCTGCCACGCCGTGAGGTTGAGCACGCCCGGCGCGTGTCGCTGGAACATGCGCTTGCTGAGTACGGTACCGCCGGCCCAGGCAGCGCCGCCGGCAATCGCCAACAGCGTGCTCAGCGTGCTGCCCAGGTCGTGCCACGGCTCGATGATGCAGACCAGCCCGACGGCTGCCAGCCCAACCCCGATCCAGTGACGTCGAGTGGGTCGATCACCCAAGACCAGCCACGCCAGCAGCACCGCCCAGAACGGCATCGTGTAGGCCAGCAGGGCCACGTGTCCGGCACCGCCACCGAGCAGTGCCAACTGCTCCAGTCCCTGGAACGCGGTGGTCTGGCACAGGCCGATCAACAGCGTCGGCAACAGCGGTGGTGGCCGCAGTGATTGCCGCGACAACACCAGCGCGGCAAACAACACCGCCGCGCCGAGCAGATAACGCAACGCGGCGAAGTGGAACGGGCCGGCATACGCCAGCACCTGCTTCATCACCACCCAGCTGTATGCCCAGATCAGAATCGTGGCGATCAACGCAAACAGCGCGCCGCGTTGGGGTGAGGGCGAAGAGGGCATGGGAGGTGCAGGCGAGGGCGGGGCGACAAGTCTAGCGGCGTGGGGTAGGTTGTGCGCCAACCTTCTCCGATCTGCAGCACGCCATGAGCAAAACCGCCGAATTGAAGCGTTGTCACTGGGCAGAAGGCAGTGATGCGCTGATGTGCGCTTACCACGACATCGAATGGGGTGTGCCGCTGCACGATGACCGCGCATTGTTCGAGTTCCTGATACTGGAAGGCGCGCAAGCCGGCTTGTCCTGGCGCACCGTGCTGACCAAGCGCGAAAACTACCGCAAGGCCTTTCATCAGTTCGAGATCGTCCGCGTTGCCGCGATGACCGATGGCGAACTGGAGCAGCGACTGCTCGATCCCGGCATCATCCGCAACCGCCTGAAAGTCTCGTCCACCCGTGGCAACGCGATGGCGGCGTTGCAGGTGATCGAGGAGTTCGGCAGTCTGGAGGCCTATCTCTGGTCGTTCGTCAACGGCAAGCCACTGCTGAATCGTTGGCGTGATTCGTCTGATGTGCCGGCCAGCACCGAACTGTCTGATCGCATGAGCAAGGCGCTGAAGAAGCGCGGCTTCCGTTTCGTCGGCAGCACCATCTGCTATTCGCTGATGCAGGCTACCGGGATGATCAATGATCACCTGACCGGGTGTTTCCGGCATCGTCAGGTCTGAGCCGAGGTGGCGGGGATGATTGACGCAATCACCGACGGGCTGCCCGCTTCATCGACGCTCAGGCACGGCTTGCCGCAAAACACTGTCATTCCCCTCTGCGCGCCGCTTCAATCGGGTTCCGATTCGAGCAAGGGCAGGGCGCATGAAAAAGAACGCGATGATGTTCGGCTTGCTGGTAACGCTTCTCGGCAACGGCGTGCCCGCTGCCGCCCGTACCAGCGATGCTTCAACGGCACAGGCCCAGATCGAGCAGGTGGTCCAGCGCTTCCAGGCCGCCATCATCGCACATGACAAGACCTCCCTCGAAGCCATGTTCGTCGCTGAAGGCGGCTCGTGGTTTGAGGTGCTTGGCGAGGATGCGTACAAGCAGATCAAGGCAAAAAAACCAGAACTCGAGCGCGTTCATGCGGACAACTACCACCATTTCGCGGCCTTTGTCGGCGACAGCAAGCAGCGGATCGAGGAGAAGTTCTCCCACGTGCGCATACAAACCGATGATGCGATCGCTTCGGTGTACTTCGACTTCTCGTTCCTGGTGGATGGCAAGGTCAACAACGTAGGTAGCGAGACTTGGCAGATGGTGCACACGACCGATGGCTGGAAGATCAGCGCCATGGCCTATTCAAGCTACCCGGACCGCGCGCGCTAAAGTGGCGACCAGGACGCGAGCTGTGCGTCGTATCAGGGAGTCCACATGATTCGTGTCGCCGCCGCCCGCGAGGGCGCCGCTTCCATCTGGCTGCCGTGGTTCGCCGGCGCGCCACTGGTGCTGTGCATGACGGTGATGGCGTTGCCGGAGATCGGCCACGAACATGCGCTGGCGTTTCGTGGCATCTATGCGCTCGCCTACCTGCTGTGGACCTTGCCGCTGGTCGCCGTGCAACGTGCATTGCAACACCGCGTGGCGTGGCCACTGACGGTGCTCGCCCTGTTGGCACTGACCTATCTGATGTCGATCGCCAACAACGCCGTGGCGCTGCTGCTGGCGGTGCACTGGGGTGCGGTGCCGAGCTACGACTGGCATTGGCTGTTCGGTGGGCTGGATGGTTGCTGGCTCGCGCTGATTGCGTTCTGTGCGATCCACGCCGTGGTCGATCGCTACCAGGCGCTGCAGGCCGAGCGTGCCCGCGTGCTCGAAGCGCTGGCGCTAGCGCGTG
Coding sequences within:
- a CDS encoding pyridoxal-phosphate dependent enzyme; translated protein: MKDALPSFDDIRDAAARIAPYAHITPVLRSTRLDALTGAELHFKGEHLQRGGAFKFRGACNAVWSLTDEQAARGVVTHSSGNHGNALALAAATRGIAAHVVVPEGAVRTKLEAIEHAGAILHRCAATQAAREAKCADVQRETGAELVHPYADTRVMAGQGTLVLELLQQSAGLDALITPVGGGGLASGAAIAAHGIDPALTLFGAEPLGADDAHRSLRQGSRVTTVVPDTVCDGLRALIGERNLDALREHQVDVITVSDAETIAAMQLLWSELKQVVEVSSATVLAAILQQPQRFAGRRIGVVLTGGNVDLGALPW
- the pepN gene encoding aminopeptidase N translates to MHALPEQAAPALIRLRDYRAPAWRVETVELDFDLDIDTSELCSRLRLRRDSAQSAPLRLDGENLQLLSISLDGEPLPATAYRYVDSVLEVDGARDGSLLETRVRLQPAANTALEGLYLSGPRETGFLLTQCEAEGFRHITFFPDRPDVLSSYTVTLRASRERFPVLLAGGNPDGTGDLEGGRHWARFVDPHPKPSYLFALVAGRLEVLERDYVTADGRAVQLKIWAEADAIDRCHYAMDALERSMRWDEQVYGRNYDLDVFHVVATHDFNMGAMENKGLNIFNAKCLLAEPDSTTDDEYRHVEAVVAHEYFHNWSGNRVTCRDWFQLSLKEGLTVFREQSFSADMNSAPLKRIEDVALLRRAQFPEDAGPLAHPVRPAQYSEINNFYTATVYEKGSELVRMLAGALGPEGFRRGMDRYFERNDGRAATLEDFLGALGEANQTDLMPYLAWYGQPGTPRLKAHGHYDAERQQYTLTLTQHAPAVAGSDARAALPIPVKLALFDHTGRMLPLHLDGHASSGALEQVVVLRQIEQSFVFSGVAARPVPSLLRGFSAPVLLECDYPPADLALLLAHDVDGFNRWEAGQQLAARAYENLRDGASESALLAWSEALAGLFDNAAIDDALLADLLTPPGEIELAERESSIDPAHIHHLRQTLQQRLAERLGAAALQQRYAALAAQTSIGLDAASQARRRLKRRVLELLALLDHDGACALADQQVREAPSMTDRLAALSVLVRHGADQAASALAAFRLRHAGNALALDKWFSVQAQLPGEPALARVQMLEADPAFTLKNPNRVQSLLGAFVRNNPSGFHRVDGAGYRLLAERLIALDALNPQVAARLATAFNGWQRLEPRRREAARTVIVELAAHRGLSRNLAEIIGSVLNH
- a CDS encoding DNA-3-methyladenine glycosylase I — protein: MSKTAELKRCHWAEGSDALMCAYHDIEWGVPLHDDRALFEFLILEGAQAGLSWRTVLTKRENYRKAFHQFEIVRVAAMTDGELEQRLLDPGIIRNRLKVSSTRGNAMAALQVIEEFGSLEAYLWSFVNGKPLLNRWRDSSDVPASTELSDRMSKALKKRGFRFVGSTICYSLMQATGMINDHLTGCFRHRQV
- a CDS encoding DMT family transporter, producing the protein MPSSPSPQRGALFALIATILIWAYSWVVMKQVLAYAGPFHFAALRYLLGAAVLFAALVLSRQSLRPPPLLPTLLIGLCQTTAFQGLEQLALLGGGAGHVALLAYTMPFWAVLLAWLVLGDRPTRRHWIGVGLAAVGLVCIIEPWHDLGSTLSTLLAIAGGAAWAGGTVLSKRMFQRHAPGVLNLTAWQMLLGGVMLGIVALAVPERAIEWTPAFIGGLAYSVFLASSLAWWMWSVVLQRLPTTVASISSLGVPIVSVLLAWLILREQPSAMELLGIVFVLAGLVAVSGVGSKRRA
- a CDS encoding aldose epimerase, which codes for MGVTRYTTKPGHRGEQDIVTLTDVDGGRCLRIACHGAALLSFETDFDGVTRDLADGYGDAAEIVARPGSRFAIMAPFGGRIADARYHFDGQSQDLDPGVTGADRASRHGFVRGVDFELASHDADDDSARVTLRSQAIRPRPGYPHAIDLAVSFTLDAGGLTLEVVMRNVGDSAAPCFFGWHPYFRVADGAVDGWELQIPAQTLIRTGADLIALAGAEAYVPLDDAPALDFRETRRIGDSILDQGYTDLEADADGRIRTRLRDPVSGFGIAVWQESGVMHAFTADTVSRDARRAVALEPMECMADAFNRPECAAAIRLEPGAERVFRCGVEIDS
- the mnmG gene encoding tRNA uridine-5-carboxymethylaminomethyl(34) synthesis enzyme MnmG; translation: MHHPTLYDVIVIGGGHAGTEAALAAARAGARTLLLSHNIETIGQMSCNPAIGGIGKGHLVKEIDALGGAMAHAADRAGIQWRTLNASKGPAVRATRCQADRALYKAAIRHIVETQPNLQLFQQAVDDLIIEGGRVTGVVTQMGLSFSARSVVLTAGTFLAGKIHIGQAQYAGGRAGDPPASTLAQKLRELPVAADRLKTGTPPRIDLRSIDFTGLDEQPGDSPAPVFSYMGSREEHPRQVSCWITHTSERTHEIIRGALDRSPLYTGQIEGVGPRYCPSIEDKVVRFAEKNSHQIFIEPEGLDTFEIYPNGISTSLPYDVQLALVQSIKGFEHAHITRPGYAIEYDYFDPRGLNPWLETKAIPGLYFAGQINGTTGYEEAGAQGLIAGLNAALSVQGKAPWYPRRDEAYIGVLIDDLTSNGTIEPYRMFTSRAEYRLHLREDNADLRLTEKGFELGVVAQARFDALRSKRDAVERELQRLGGLWISPTNALGKAVQQQLGISVTRETSAIDLLRRPELNYVNLTEVAELGPALTSEHAAAQVEVQVKYAGYLERQRADIERQRRQEHLAIPSGFDYDKVRGLSAEVLLKLKRSLPATIGQAARVSGVTPAAISLLLVHLKRRDAA